GGCACCTAGACTGCAACTCTACACAAGTAGTTTGCCCAGAGGATAAATGGTCATgcctaactgagcctggtttcttggtaaagttttgttcctcgccactgtcgccactggcttgtggagctgcgcatcgatagatttactcttcagtgtttggactttacACAGTGAAATGTAAACCACacaaaactgaactgaacctcaactctgaaaactggacctACACAGTTTctgtttactagaacttcaatgttaagctgctttgacacaatctacattgtaaaagcgctatagaaataaagattaattgaactgAATTTTAAATCATGGACTGGCATGTTTTGTTTGCAGATGCCAACAATGACATATTTCCAAAGTCAAAAAACGTTTTTTCTTATTAATTGACATGATTAATCGTTATTACAACATCAATATCAatgatcaacaataatgattgaTGATCCCAACCCTGTAATGAGTTCctggtttttaaatgtattttatttgttggTAACCATTTATAGCATTGACTCAAGCaactattctttttaaaataaatcttttttttaagctCACCCAAACTGAAAATTGTGTCATAAGTTTCTCTCCTTTGCTCAtcacaaacctgtttgtgtttctattttctgttttacacacaaaaacattGAAACCAGTAGCATTGACGTCCGTTTTCCCATATACTCAAAAATATTTTCacagcttgttcaaactacttctttaatatgagctaaatcaacacaacTGCTGAGGTGTTTTTTGACagcttaatagttttattttcaatccattGTAACTAgtaaaaacatttacagttgaaaccagaagtttacatacactgtataataaggcacataacaattaaaaaaaaaaagtcaaatgttaaTGTGACcaagctttttcttttttaggtagggtaggattatcacatttgtttctgttatacttaatagcagaataatgagagataattttttgagaaattattgtaacttttcttgaaagtcaagtttacatacaataagattattatgcctttgaaaaagctcagatgatggtgtcaaggttttggaagtttctgattggctaattgacaacatttgagttaattggaagCTGTTGAATAGTATTCaagaaaaacctcaaacacactgcttccttgtgtgacaacatgggacaataaacaagccagaatcaacaaaaaagccagattacagtttgctaaattacactgggtaAAAGacaaatttttggagacatgtcctgtggtctgatagaactaagattgaactgtttcgCCATAATGACCAGTGCTACATTTGGAGGATGAAAGGGAAAGTTTACAAGCCTCGGAACATCATCTctactgtgaagtatggggctggcagcatcatgttgttgggctgttttgctgcaggagggactggtccacttcacagcatagatggcatcatgatgAAAGCATTTTGtggaaatactgaagcaacatctcaagacatcagcaaggaaattaaaacttggccacaaatgggtcttccaaacataTCATGACCCTGAGCAtgctgccaaattagttaaaatgtactttaaggacaacagagtgaatgttttggagtggccatcacaaagccctgagctcaatcctatagaaaatttgtgggcagagttgaaaaagcttgtgcgagcaaaacAGCCAACAAATTTGACTTAGTTACACCAATTCCGTCAGGAGGAATGAGCCAAAATTcgttcaaactattgtgagaagcttgtggaaggatacccaaaacatttgaccaaagttatacagtttaaaatcaAAGCTAAAAAATTCTTATggtaatttttttgtattgtattataattgTATTGCACGATTATAAAGTGATTTTGCCCATGTATGGCATATCATCAACCATGTATTTTGCCCATGTAAGGCATATCATCACTACCCAGGTGAGCAGCCGTGCGGTCATGCACTTTATGACTTACTCTATTTTGTGGGGCCATCATAAATGTTTATGGCTTGATTATGATGCTGGTGTACCACTAAGGCCATGAGAAAGAGTCAGAGTTGAGGAACAGTTGGGTATATAAACACCGCATACTTCACCCATCAGTACCTCAGCTCTCAACCCGCTCTTCTTCTCCGCTCAATCAACACCAAAACCATGGCTTTCAACGGCAAGTGGGAAACCGAATCTCAGGAGGGATATGAACCATTCTGCAAACTGATCGGTGAGGCTCTTCTTCTTTTAAACTACTGTTTTTGGCTTTGCTGATGGTAACAACTGAGTTACTAATTTCAGAGAATTTCTGGCCTCTaagcattgggtcaaatatgaacgcATATTTGAGTTGGACTTGTTCATATTTGACTTGTTGTTGGGTTACGACAACCCAGTATTTAGACTGTAAGCTACTTTGGACAAGAAAATGTTGTCTTTTCTTCTGGGGTGTTTCCATATCATTTGCAAGCAGGTCTTTTgagcctacacaaaaaaaaaacattattggcAACCTTTCCACTGCATATATGGAGTTTttgctttatgtttaaaaaaacatttaaaaattgtagaaaaaataaatatacattttagtttACAGTTCTTTTGATTATTAGAATGTTCATCACAATAAAAcatgcaattatttattttctttgcgacttagtccctttattattcaggggtcgcaacagcagaatgaactgccaacttatccagcatttgttttacgcagcgcatgcttttctagctgcaacccatcactgggaaacacccatacactctcattcacacacttacattacggccaacttagcttacccaattcacctaaagtgcatgtttttggactgtggggtataTGAGTGACATGTTGTGTATTTTTTGGTCTTTGTTATTAACCACTacataaactgtagaaaattctGGAATGCTTGGTAGAGCAGACGTAAGTTTACACTCTTTCTTAATACACTTGGCAGAGTTTTGCTAAAGTGGGCTGACAAAaactaaaagtgaaataaactctGTTTACTACATttagattttatattaaatatttcaaaataacatTTACTGTCTGAAAATCAAAGCCATAAGTTTAAAGAGGTTtcaaaaattattgaaatatgaagctgatatctaaaaaaatagctttcaatgagttttttttaattattattttcgtTTCCGCTATTTTGGCTTCTTTCCAGTGccgttaaagttatttaaatcacTTCTATGATCTCTATATGTACTATTATTTTGTTGAATCCTTTACCAGATGTACCAAAGTAAAAATCAATTACTttaaatcataggtctcaaactgaattcctggagagccgcagctctgcactgttttgctccaaccttaatcaaatacagctaatccaaataatcaaggtatTCAGAAAAGTCACAAACACCTTCATTAgctgcatcagctgtgtttgatcagggttggagcaaaactgtgcagagctgcggctctccacgaattcagtttgagacctatgctttttgttttgaaaaatcaaTCCCCCATTATTTTTTCATAACTTAAATGATACTAGTTTATGCCCTACTATCTtggcattttatttaattttaactgaGCTCTGTCAGCTGATGTTCATGGGCCTCACGTGTGTTTATTGTTGCAGTTCAATAAAACCTCTGTGAAATTAAGACAGTACCTGAAGTGAACTATGATTGCTCTTCTTCTGCACCTCAGGTATCCCTGATGATGTCATCGCAAAGGGCCGTGACTTCAAGCTTGTGACAGAGATCGTCCAGAACGGAGATGACTTCACATGGACCCAGTACTACCCCAATAACCATGTTGTGACCAACAAATTCATCGTAGGCAAAGAGAGCGACATGGAGACTGTAGGAGGGAAGAAATTTAAGGTGTGGCAGAAAATATACTCATAAACGTAAAGATGACAAGAAAAGCTAAAATAAGCTTGCATAGTGATTCCATAGAAAAATCTTTTTAGGTTCCCCAAAGAATTTTTAAGTGAATATTTCCCTAATTTCACAGTGGAGCTATTGTGAAGAAGGAATTTATAATCTAAAGAAATGTTGTCATTTGTTTTAAGTAAAAGGTTACATCAATGTCAAAGGTTCTTCAATAAAATTGCCAGGGTTTTCaaggggacagttcacccaaaactgaaaatactCTTATTATTACACACCCTTCACTTATTTCAAACCGGTTTGACATTCTCTTCtgtttaacatttaaaactatattttgttttataaacgTGTACCcactgatttccatagtatttgggGCTTTTTTCTGCTATGGAAGTCCATGGTGTCAGGATTtgagcattcttcagaatatcttcttttgtattcaacagaagaaagaatctcataaaggtttataaccactttatggtgtaaatagtgaataaatttgtatttttaaatgagttATCCCTTTAGCggtcttattatatatatatatatatatatatatatatatatatatatatatatatatatatatatatatatatatatatatatatatatatatgagaaccTTTTAAATTTAAACTGAATATATAACGCCTAATTGTGACCGATGTCATATTAAACCAGCTACAATATCTCATATGTTTTGGTCTTGTTCAAAATTGAAGGATTTCAGgcagctatttttaaaaaattctcggCTGCATTAAATACCTTATAAAACCTGAGGCTATAATTTCAATATTTGGTATTACACCTCAGTTCTTATGTTTTATTAAAGTAAGAAAATCTGATTGCCTGTGATATGCTTTTAGTTGTAGGTTAATATAATACTCAAATGGAAGGAAAAAGAAATCACTAGATTTGCACAGATTTTCAGCTGATCAAGTATTTATTCAGTTGTGTGTAAacgtgtgtacatttatatttattcagttttaaattcaatttcagtaatattactgactaatatgaaaacattCATATGATTTACttataatacagtttgtaaagtaataatttctgttttttagtagatatatggtaGAAATATTATATGCAAGActttctttgtttaccaaataaacgGATCTAATAGGATTCACattgtaaacatgaaataaaagtaaaaaaagttttatttttatttaacttgttaagtttttagttacgatacaccCAAAAttattccgcataaatctgcagatttttcacaatattctgtgcagaaatagcaaaaaaaaaatgtccgcagattctgtctggccctttaAGAAATGGCTTATACATCCACACCACCtgacattagaaaaaataaaatatactgtaaaaagttatactgatatgtttttttttttcacattagcGCCCTGTTTTAGATTACATAAAGAAGATAGACCCTTTAATTATTGTAGAAGAGTAAaaacttttgttattttttattactctcttttttcttttatttcctttCCTTTTATATATGAGCAAAATAACTTTTGCttaatattcttatttatttgtatttaattttaagattATTCTTATATTTTTAGAGAATCTAAATGTATATGTGTGCAACAGATTTAGTAtgtttgttgtctaaaacaaaaagaaaaaacggtTTGTATTGCATATTTCATATCTAACGTTCAATAAAAACACCTTtttggggaattttttttttttaaagaagaaaaaagaattgAGGACCTTTTTACACCTTAAAACATTTCGTCCAATGGTAAATTAAAGTTTATGCCAAAAAAGAAAGTAGCCTATATTTAAGGACTTTATATCAacactatattgtataaatatgaaatTTATATGCTTATAAATTGTATTACCTGATAAATGCTCACACCTGCATGTCTTCACCAGGGCATAGTTTCCATGGAAGGAGGCAAGCTGACCATAAGCTTCCCCAAATATCAACAAACAACTGAGATCAGCGGTGGAAAGCTGGTGGAGGTGAGATAAATCAGATATTTTACTACATTGAGGATTATTATAATTCTAGGGGGAAAATAGGCCGCCGCCTAgatgaataatatataattttaaatacaattcAAATCAACGAGTTAATGAATTCGTCTCTGAGAAGAACGATGTGATTTCCTGGTCACTTTCAAAGGGTTAATCTGACGGCCAATCAGAATTAGCCTGTGCGACCAGTTTAAGCGCCA
The genomic region above belongs to Danio rerio strain Tuebingen ecotype United States chromosome 21, GRCz12tu, whole genome shotgun sequence and contains:
- the fabp6 gene encoding gastrotropin, with amino-acid sequence MAFNGKWETESQEGYEPFCKLIGIPDDVIAKGRDFKLVTEIVQNGDDFTWTQYYPNNHVVTNKFIVGKESDMETVGGKKFKGIVSMEGGKLTISFPKYQQTTEISGGKLVETSTASGAQGTAVLVRTSKKV